In the genome of Diabrotica undecimpunctata isolate CICGRU chromosome 2, icDiaUnde3, whole genome shotgun sequence, the window taaactaggtattttaaagacaattaatttaaacccacctatcctatagctacaaaatcaagaacaaaccaaggataaataagtaaaATCCAAAGTTAAGTCATTtcaatgcaataactcaatgtaagtgtaaacattaatgaatgtatttaacattcctaataaactctatcttatcgttggatattcgatatcaatttgtaaaaacattcatttattccttattgctatacgacgtggaaacatggactctcggaattacaagtatgaggcgtatagaagcctttgaaatgtgtgtttttagaagaatgctgaagatttcgtggacagaccaataacgaggtgctgagaagaatgaggactgagaaaaaactcctaaatattgtacacaacagaaaaacgagttatctaggacatatttacagagaagaaaaatataagttTCTACAACTCATAAtagaagggaaagtagaaggaagaggtccaggaagaaaaaaatgctcctggccGAAGAGTGTAAGAGACTGAaaaggcatggacacacattcgacactaagaacagctcaagatagagagcaatttgctgtagttatagccacccttccgcaATGAtgaagaaaccttaagaataagtgtaaacagcattttatttaaattaatttattcaacaaaaaatgaaattcaaCTGAAAACGACGGAAAAGGATTTTTGGAGAAAAGCTgaaggaagatctagaagagaaaggattaccaacgaacgcattagagaaataatgggaatcaaacgaacaatcacagatgacctaacaacaaaacaacttatctggttcggacaaatacaaagaatgggtgaacaacgaataccaaaggaaatattaaaatggcagcCAGAAGGAAacagaaaacgaggtagaccgagaaaaagttggcaAAGTAGACAAtcaataaagaactgagagagaggtccatagaagaagacctatagAACAACCAGACTAAGTgtcgattggaagtcggaaaacggcggagatcgttataaaccgacaagtagtagtagtagttaaggaatagttatttctataattaggcatattaggctataagtgagtaaaatattttttactcggtatttgaaatttttctcacgaattgtcagcaacagccggcaacgagcggtaaataaaagttcagtgattaaaaatactaaaagaataagataagtaaatattatataattttataaaaatgtattcttttcgcctatccaatttagcaaatcgctctatgattgcatcaacatctcgaaaaatttcaggatgcacattaataagtgctaaaccagttaacctttctatttctaagccaagtctttagacgcttaagcgtagaacgctctgttgttgctgcactgattggcagtgtaattaatatttgcagaaatattctgatatttggatacatatgaatatcgcagttttctaatacttctaaaaacaatctggaagttttccattattttgcacaactcttttccacttttgaatccacagtgaaaactcttgttctactgtggaatatgcagtaagtagttggttcAATAATATTctggtgtcaacaatttttttaatgcaactttatcttctggtgtgttatcagttttaggtaaaacgacttgaagattaaatagattcataactttcggtgaaagtcgttcttctaaatcagttaagatattgtatAGAAGGGGAAATAAAtggatcttcggaaatattcttcgcaagagttagcagattggttttgacgacaggtttgacgagaaactatacgagccTCTGGGACTCAAATGCGAATTGCCAAAATTTGAAAAtagcgtaactctgaattcgtggaagtcttagtcgaggtattactatatttagaattgttgatttttttagagagcaatttaaaaaggcttccgtataattctacacttacccctggaataaatgagtttgaatcattttaactcttgacttcctgcttatagggttgatgggttttaaattatgtttttttaggattatttgattgatatttaattttgttttgggggtggtcatgacccccgtgacccccctcccccttggatccgccacttcACTCTGCAGGGTTGAGGATACCTATTTTGTTTACCACTGTTTATAGGTTTCCATTGCTTTCTATCTGTGTACTGAATGGCCAACAGGTGCAGATGGGTACATATTACCATTGAAAAAAACCGAAAAATTGTTGACCCCTTTCTTCTTATACACCCCTCACTCAAGTGCTAGTTCCAGTGGTCAACAAGTTCTTTTGTTTTAGTCTAGAGCCAAACAGTTCAGCTTTTTCTTTAGTTACGCCAAGACACCTAACCAAATTGTTAAATTTGATCACATTAAACAATCTAGGATCTACGTTTTCTGTAATATATTGGATATTTTGatcatattatttattttagtctGGCTGTACATCAAAAAGTAGTTTGGTTTAAATAGAATTTAAATCGAGGTTCAAGACCTGCAAATCCACACCATGTCCTACTGATCTGAGAGAGGAGATAAAGCTAAGGCAGttagaaccttcttgtgttttgagCAACATATCAACAATGTAAAAGTAACAATCGCCCAAATGATTTCTTGGCGCCGTCCATCTCATAAAACAAATAACATCAAATAAATAACATCAAACAAATAACATTGTTGAGAAAAACGGCAAACTGAATATCATTGATTTggataaaatagacagatggaaagaatacattgagGGACTGTTTATTGATGAAAGGACCGATCTTGGAATTTAAGAAGTAGTgacaggacctgacataactatggacgaaattgaaccagcaatacgattagcaaagacgatgcctaaaaaagcaaatgcaataAGATGTAGTcactaccgaaccatcagtttgatgagccatgttttaaaaatattttttggaatgTTGGACTCAAGGGTGTACCAAAAAATAGAAGAACAACTCAGTGACAcgcagtttgggttccgcaataACCTTGGAACTATTTAGTATTGAGGTTATGGTGCAGAAATGCAGATATCTCAACCATtcagtttatatgtgttttattgactttaaaaagacctttgatcgagtaaaacatactgaaatgatagccattcttTAGCAGGTAAGTATTGATGATAAAAACTTACGTAACCTTAAAAATCTTTACCggcatcaacgtgcaaacatcaggattCGACAGGATACTTCTAAGGAGCttaaaataaaaagaggagtaagacagggctgaaTTTTGTCCCCactaatatttaacatctattcggAATTCGTTTTAATAAAGGATTAAATGGTCTTTAATGTGGTATtaaaattaatggcatcaatatTGATATTTTGAGGTATGCGAATGGCATGGTGTTAATTGCAAATAGTTACGAAGAACTTTATCATCTGAATAATAGGATTATCCCAACGTGTGATAAATATGGACGGAATCTAAACACCACAAAGACAAAGATAATGATTATCAGTAAAACACCACTACAACCAGAAATGGTGAAAGCTTATGgagaacaactggagagaaccaGCAGTACCACTTACTTTGGTTGTAATTTCAATGAGAACTAGGACATGAGCAAAGAGTTTAGAATACGTATAGAGCAGGCCAAAGCTGCATTTTTTAAGATGAAAAAAatcttatgtggaaacaatattactttgagACTGAAAATTAGATTATAAGATGTTATGTGATCTCTATTCATTTATATGGTGTCGAAGTTGGACTTTGACAGATACACTTCAAAAAAAAGTTAAAGCCTTTCAAATCTGAGTGTATCCTAGACTTCTGCGAATAAGTTAAATAAATAGATTTCGTAACAAGGATATTTTGTAgtggatgggaaaagttacggaagtcgtaaGAACAGTCAAAAATCGCAaactggaatattttggtcatgttatGCGTCACCCaaagatataaataatatacttCATTTAAAAATCCAAGGCAAGATTGATAGAAGAAGTGGGCCAGGTCGAAGACGAACGTCATGACTTAAAAGACCGACATATTGGATAAAGAGATCCTCTGGATGGTTTATTCATGGATCCTCTCGATGGTTTaacggtttattctacaaaaacaatgcttataaacattgtttttaaaattatcttagctacattttttatttgaaacatttttttctacgatgtacagattcttggtaaatcgatttttttgggTTTTTACCCCCCTGCAAGGAGTTTTTTCTAGGGGGaaacccgggggtaaaagtggtaaacttttttgcatcatttttggggtcccaaaattaatattctctttttcgtatgatttttagagattcagtggcatttttgtctctgGCAAATGGAGTATATACATAAAAATTCTATTAGGCGTCTAAGATTTATTCTAATCACCAAGTTTAGTTCCAAAGTATGATAAACCTTTTTTACAAAGTCCTTAATGTTTCTTTAATGTTTTTAATccacaaatataacaaaaactgtcAACTGTCAACAAGAGGTTTTACAACTGCGATTAAACATTATACTGAGCATATgtatcagaaaataaaagtaGGACTAAAAATACTGAAGTAAATATCTAGAATTTGGTACAATTCTAATGATTTTATGAGGTATCTTAGCAGTTTGTTTATACGatcctttatttattataaaccaAGTATAAAATCGATGTCTACATAAAGAAAAAATtacaagtaaatggaaaaatttggATACAATCCTCCTttataaaaaagaagataaattAGAGCTTGAAAACTAGCCCCAATAGGTTAATTAACCATCAAAACAAGCTTTTGATTGTAGTTTCGATTTGGCCACAGATTTGGCCAATTACCATCTGAAGTATATAGAGCTCTGGTTCTTATAATAGAACTAGTAGACATGTATCATAGAGCTCTGGTTATTATTTATGTCTACTTTCACAAAGCATTTGAAACGGTAAAAACAGTCACTATCTTAAAAGCACCATCAGAGATCATAATGGACTTGACAGAGGAGTACACATTTAAACTATTAAAGTTGGGCTCAAAGGGTATTATCATTAATACATAGAAAGTAAATGATATTTGATATGCCAAAGACATTATTCTTAAAGAGGACATTTCAGGATAAGCCAGAGTTATACATTAACAACTACAGCAAATAACACAGATGGTTGGTTAATTTTAAACTATggtaaataaatgataaaaaatttcaatgagctaatagaaatcaagAAATCGTCCATAAAAGTTATGAAAAGGTCTCTGTATTAGGGCCACGAAATAAGATTAACGCGAGAAAATCAGACATTTGAGCCACTCAGAAGATTAAGTTTAGGATGGGCTGCTCTCGGCAGAATAAGAGAAAATATTTCAATCTATTTAAAAAGGAAATCTTTGAAAATGTGTATACTAGTCCTCACATATGGAGGAGAAatcttaactctcacaaaaacatcagcgaAAAGATTGAGAAGAACACAACGTAAAGTGGAGAGATCAATGTTTAAAATAATCTTGAAAAATAGACTAAAAGAACGCATCAAAATGTAAAAATTGAGATGGGCGAGACATGTTGCAGGAATGAAAAACGGCAGTTGGACAAAAGTAAATTGCATAAGTGGAGATAACGGGCAGATAAACGAAGCCAGGGAAGAACTCCCACTAGATGGACTAAGGACCTCAAAAGAATTGCCACTAATAAGATAGTAGAGGTGCAAAACATAAATTAGAGGAAATATCTAGATGACgttcaacaatggacaaatcAGGACTGATTTATGAATATGAATCTGAAGTATACAATCacgtaaaaaataataaatgacaaaTATTTGACGtattataactataaatactACATTTAATTAATAGAGTAATTATACTTTAAATACACAAACCTTGTTAGCAAATATGTCGTGTCTTTCAGACTTTttccataaataataaaattgtaccaACTCTCCAACAGATCTTGTGCGTACTTTGTTTTGTTGcgtcaaataaaaatttttgccaAAAGCTCGAACTCCAGCTTCAAAATTCCTGCATTCCTCCTCGGACCAAGGAGACATTTTGTCGTTATATATTGCAGTATTCATTCCTAATCTCCTCAATGCTTCTTCAACATTGTGACCGCATTGTTGTAATAGGAATAAATATTGCTCGTTGTCCCTGAGATGACTGCCATTTGGAAGTGATGGGTTTTGTATACTTGCAGCTTTTCTTAAATAGTCTTCTACATCATTAGTAGCTATGTTGTAAGGATCCCATATTAATTTGTCATCATTCTCATATGGAAGTGCGTCGCCATAGTTACATAAACCTTCCGGAACTTGAGCTTGGTAATCACTACCAACCATGATGGTTTTCACAATGGGATGAGTTTCTATATCATCAGGATTATAGCTGTAATGTGAATCATCATCTTCATTGACTTTCGATCGTAATAATCTTGAAGCATCTGGATATTTGTCATGTGAATTATCATAAAATGGCCTTAACGTTGCGTGTCTTGGAGCTTTATTCATAGATCTACGTGGACTTTCATTTTCTTGGTTCTCTGAAAGGTACAAAACTTTTTTCTTCATTCGTGACAATACATAATTTTCTCCAGACGATGATGAGTCATCTCTTTCTAGTCTTATGTCTTCAACAAAATCATTGGCTAGAGTTTCTACGGAAGAAACTGATGCATTTTCTTCCTCGTCTGTTGACATTTTATCAGCCAATCTTTTGGATCTTTCCATTATTAatttatctaaaaaataaaaaccaattacaaaactaattaaataCAATTATCAATTTGCTAGCAACTTTATTTTCATCTGAATGGAGCCTTTGACATACATTTAACATACTGGAATTTGACAACGGtctaatataaatatttcttcaaTTTAGCatgtacatttaataataatttttggaCAAAAACATTCATCTCTCTGTAATATACGCATTATATGACATTGTAATTGTTTGCAATGGAAAAAATATCGAAACAACCTCTGGATTAATGCATACAGCGACAGATAACCTAGACAGATTGCCGAACAACATTGGGTCTTGCTTTTCAAGTAGAAAATTAAAACTATGAAATTTAGAAGAGATTAATGCACAAACTCAATTTAACTTTAACATATAACGAGGTATCAGTGGATGCCATGAATCATTAAAAGACTCATAGCTGGTACACACATACAAGAAACGAAAGGTAACTGTTCCCAGAATATTGATATTTTAGAAAACTGAAAAGAAAATAGTGCTTGCATTTTACAGATCGATAATATACTCCAAAATAGACTATTGCAGTTTTGCCTCTTTGTCCGCTTCCAAGTCTTATCTAAAAGCCATTAATTCTGTACATAATACAAGTAATAGGATCTGCTTAGGTGTCTTAGCAGAAAGCTTGTAAGTGTGTATTATGAAGCCAATGGATCTCCTCCCTGGTTAAGAGTCTCCTCTTATATTTAGCTAGTTTATAAACCAGTCCACAAAATCCAATATATTATCTCCTAAAAAATTATATAGTATTGTCTAGCCATTTCGTTTGGTAAAATTAAGTGATCAGAATGTGCCGAGTAGTACagacaatatttatataataaatttggattaaatgtttttttatagaaGCCGTCTGTTATAAACCGGCCATACGACAGCCAGctggcttattgtacatcttccacTCCTTCATCATACCCATTCCAGGATTCTTATACAGGTCTAGTGTATGGGTGTCATATATTTTTGGAGTCACTTTGTTGTATCCAAAAAATGTTTATCGTATAAGACCAAATGTCCCGCAGTCATGCAGAACGTGGTTGGCTATTTCAGGTTCTCTGCTACACAATATAAAGCTCAGGTCTCCATGAAACAGTCCCATTATATACAGGTATCCTCTGACTGGCGCATGTACAGTAGGAAAGACTGTTATGGCTCTGAGCATATTCGAGCTTGTTTTCCGCAGTACTTCAGCCCTATTATCACATTGTCATCCAATATATATTTTACCATGTATTTTACCGGGTACATTCTTCCATTAAGAGCTATGTTACTTTCGGATCCAGGCTTTTTTCGGTCGCGGGCGATGCTTTTTGGAACTCCCACGGCCTGCTCTGGAGCAAAGTATTTTGTAGCTGGTGCTCTTCTGCCAAGTACATCAGATTTTTCACTACTGTATATTCTTCGGTAACCTGGAACATATACCAGTGTGACACTGTTATATTTCGTCAGTCTGCCGAACTCCTCTTCTTATTCCCACATTATCCTAGGGTCCACCTTGGGGTATATGAGTGCCCCCATAGCTGCTTGTATATCTGTGCACATATTTATCAGCTTCAGTTCGAAAAACCTTATGTTCTTTGCTTTTGCACAATGCAAAATTGAAAACTAGGGGGGTATATTTTCCTAGTGgaataaaaatctttaaattttcaCCACGGAAATGGTAAAACATTCCTCACCTCTAaccataaattcaaatttatgccCCAACATCTCACAGCACCGCATATGAcatatatttattctatttaGATCTAAAACATCTaacgaaaaacataaaaaaacattaagtCAACATAATATTACTCGACTTTAACGCCCAAGTCGGTAAAGGCAAAGTAGAAGATATTGTAGGGAATTATGGTCTAGGAATAAGAAACGAAAAATAAGACGAATTAGTATAATTTTACCAAGAGAAAGAACTAGTCATCACATACACTTTTTATAAATTACCAACAAGGAGACTTTATACATGGAGTTCAAGAGGAGAGACAAGGAAAATAATCTAATAAGAAATCAAATCGATTACATTCTTGTTGAACTTTTAGAAATGGAATAAAAAGGGTGAAAACATATTCTAGTGCTGATCCAGACTCCGATTACAATCTACTTCTTGCCAACGTTAAGGTTAAATGACTTGGATGTCAAATATCCATTGTAAAGATAGCGGAAGTGATTGTAGAAAGTATTCTAGTAGTAACTGATATGTATACATGAGCTTGAAATccagacaaaagaaataaaaaataaaaatgccgCACTTCTAGAATCCTTATTTTTACGTCATATTAATTTTACAATACCACACCACTTGGATCCAAGGAAGTTGGTCAGCATTCTACTTAACTTGGATAGAATTTGTTGATACAAGTGTACTTGGATGAACAGGTGACACGATCAATGTAGCCTCCAAGTGTTTCGCGAACAACGTCCAAGCAGACTTTAACCAAGTACAATTGGATCGTGTCAACCCGCCTTTACCCAAGAAAAAAAGTCTTTTAAGTTAATCAACAGCgtatttataaaaattgtaaagGAAAATTTGACAACACACTgcttggatttagaggtggaatgGGGACAAGAGAGGTATTGTGCGCAATTACGGTACAATTACAAAAATGCAGGAGATGTAATAAAAACGTATTCATATTTTATATAGATTTCCAAAAAGCGTTTGCCAGAGTTTAATATTGTAAActcatacatgcattaaaacacgTACACCTAGATCCCAAGAATattaatttattcaaaaatttatCAGCTACACTGCAACAAAACAGCGGTTCTACAGGTGGAAAATGTACTCTCTGAGTGGAAATATTCTACCTAATACAGTTAGATTAAGATGAGGAGATAAAGAACAGAATTGATATACCtcgaaaaggatttataaaatacaagtcaaTATTTACAAAaggttatgtatggtcgcaactgctgtATGCGATAGAATCTTGGACTTTAAAAGCTCAATCAGTAAAAAAAATGGAGGAGTTCGAAATGTGgctattcttaaaattccttggactgtaaaagtcttaAACTAAAAAGTGTTAAGAAGAATTGGACATGACAGAAAGCttatgaacacaattaaaataaataaaacattgtatctaggccacatactttgaaacgataaatactctcttctacacgtcatcatgcaaggaagactATAGGAAAGAAAAGGCTTGGGAAGAAAAAAGAAATCTTGGttgagaaatatcagagattggaccaacctcagtgttgaacaaaaatttcacgttgcaaaagataggaaaGCGTTACAATAAGTGATCACTAACCTTTGTTAGACGACGTTATAATAAGAAGAAGTTTTAGACCCAGTCATATACCAAGTATAACCCTGTGGTCTGGGTCGAGTGCTTCCTCTGTCCCCTGCCTCTCGTGGGCAAATGTCCACTTGTAAAGGTCCTTTAGGCCCTGGGTACCATGTGATCAGAACTCATCATCCATTTGTTATCCCTGATATCATTTATATTGATGCTATATCGTGATCTAACCGTTCCGTTGCTCAGgttttctcgtagtctataataTTCCATTTTCACCTCCCCCTTATAACTCTGTGTACAGGCGGAAAGTCCAGTAGGACTTTCATAATTGCCGTTGGTGTACACCTCATAGACCCTGTGATACCAAGGCCAGCAAGTCTTCGCACCTTGCTTTGTTTAAGGATAGCAATTTTTGCTGCACCTTTGGCCaccataccactgatgcataaATGTAATTGAACGGGTTTACCACCATGTAGTAAATCCAATATAACAACACATTTGTCCATGACTGGCTTACTGCTTTCGTGGTTATTGATTCTATTTGCTGATTCGAAGTCTAATATTACTCCAGGACTCTTTACTTTACTCACCATATTTAGTTGTGTACCATTTGGGCTTAGGATATCCAATCCCACTAAAGTCTTTCTTCTGGCAAGTTTTATGATTTTGGACTTCGGGGGGCCCTAAATTTAAAGTCTATTCTGTAACTATAGCCGAAGCCTGCTGCATTCTATCTCTGACTGTATAACAAGTATTAAGTCAATTTTAAGGAGAACCACCCCCATGtggcaaagaaaaaaaaatgcgtTTCTACTGGATAACATGGATGCCCAAAATCTGTGACTACGAGTATAATGAATAAAATTATGCCCTATTCACCCTATTTCTCAGATATGTAAAAGCCATAAGAtctcttattatttttttcaaagatTTTCGTCCTTTTCGGCTATTTCGAGAAGATGAATTTGACTTGAGTAGAACAACAATGATTTTGTGGTGTGTAAAGGGGTAGTGGTACAGTAAAGTTGGTACACACCGGTAACCTGAGCAATCCCACTGGAGATTGTGTAAGCAACCTACATCCCAGAAAGATAAATGGACATGATtattcatttaaaatttaaaacctgGAATGTGCAAACCCTCTTAAACTGCAGGAAATCAGATGGAAAAGCCAGGGAGAAATTCGTAAAAATAAGTTTTCATTATACTACTCTGGAAATAAAATGAGACAAGGGGAAAGAGGAGTAGGGTTTATAGTATCCAAATGACTGCGAAAAGCCATTATCGCATTTAGACCAATATCAGATAGAATTTGCACCATAAGACTCAAAGGAAAACTGCATAACGTGACTATGGTTAATGTATATGCACCGACGGAAGAGGCTGACGAAGATGATGTTGAAAGATCATATGGGGAACTTCAGAAAGTATGTGATAAAATTCAAGGATACGATATTGTTATAACATTAGGCGACTTTAACGCTAAGCTGGGGAAAGCAGAAACTTTCCTAAACATATTTGGATAATATAGTTTG includes:
- the LOC140433264 gene encoding mesoderm induction early response protein 1-like, which translates into the protein MERSKRLADKMSTDEEENASVSSVETLANDFVEDIRLERDDSSSSGENYVLSRMKKKVLYLSENQENESPRRSMNKAPRHATLRPFYDNSHDKYPDASRLLRSKVNEDDDSHYSYNPDDIETHPIVKTIMVGSDYQAQVPEGLCNYGDALPYENDDKLIWDPYNIATNDVEDYLRKAASIQNPSLPNGSHLRDNEQYLFLLQQCGHNVEEALRRLGMNTAIYNDKMSPWSEEECRNFEAGVRAFGKNFYLTQQNKVRTRSVGELVQFYYLWKKSERHDIFANKVRLEKKKYALHPGVTDFMDRFLDDQDTRDSSSPPTAQVVEDKKNQDNQNISSN